A genome region from Bifidobacterium coryneforme includes the following:
- the valS gene encoding valine--tRNA ligase, with the protein MSAENQGIVNASLTPLPDRVGVDGLEEKWCQDWEQSEVYRFRNSRDRKSVYSIDTPPPTVSGHLHVGHVFSYTHTDVIARFKRMRGYDVFYPMGWDDNGLPTERRVQNYYGVRVDTSLKYDPDFKPPFHGTDGKKINAKDQVPVSRQNFIELCEELTAEDEKLFERLWRSLGLSIDWSQTYHTIGEHPRRVAQKAFLRNLARGEAYQKEAPGLWDVTFQTAVAQAELESREYDGFYHRVAFRFQDGTPIYIETTRPELLAACGALIAHPDDKRYQQYFGQKVYSPLFKVEVPILAHPAAEMDKGAGIAMCCTFGDVTDVEWWRDLKLPTRSVIQRNGRIIMATPDWITDQGGKDIFEQIAGKTTFSARKIIVDALREAGDLDGEPKPTKRMTNFYEKGDKPLEIVTSRQWYLRNGGTDKKLNQELLERGKELDFHPDFMRVRYSNWVEGLNGDWLISRQRFFGVPFPLWYPVTADGETDYAHPITPAEDRLPIDPSTDVPEGFDETQRDQPGGFTAEKDIMDTWATSSLTPQIVTHWAEPGEEDQTLFKATFPMDLRPQGQDIIRTWLFSSIDRAHLENGCLPWSNATLSGWILDPDHKKMSKSKGNVVVPDEPIKKYGADAVRYWAASARLGLDATYDEGQMKIGRRLAVKLLNATKFALAIGREDENHHVGQAAKATWDPADVTVPLDRAVLAGLARVIDQATQALDDYEHSKALETVESFFWNFCDNYIELAKNRAYGTAEATGRTPDQAQVLSARTTLGLVLDALDRLLAPFLPFASEEVWQWMHQGEGSVHRAPWPQAEAYREAAQGQDPELLTWAGKALASLRRIKSEAKVSMKTPILSVTLSVAPEGMYAVRAALDDVAEAGRATGDMSLVEESDGSGATGPADEEAGIRVTASQLGEPPAKKPKK; encoded by the coding sequence ATGTCTGCTGAAAACCAAGGAATCGTCAACGCCAGCCTGACCCCCCTGCCCGACAGGGTGGGCGTGGATGGCCTGGAGGAGAAGTGGTGCCAGGACTGGGAGCAGTCCGAGGTCTACCGCTTCCGCAACTCCCGCGACCGCAAGTCCGTCTATTCCATCGACACCCCGCCGCCCACGGTGTCCGGCCACCTGCACGTGGGTCATGTCTTCTCGTACACCCACACCGATGTCATCGCCCGTTTCAAGAGGATGCGGGGCTATGACGTCTTCTACCCCATGGGCTGGGACGACAACGGACTGCCAACGGAGCGCAGGGTTCAGAACTACTACGGGGTGCGCGTCGATACCTCCCTCAAGTACGACCCGGATTTCAAGCCACCCTTCCATGGCACGGACGGGAAGAAGATAAACGCCAAGGACCAGGTTCCGGTCTCCAGGCAGAATTTCATCGAGCTCTGCGAGGAGCTGACCGCCGAGGATGAGAAGCTCTTCGAGCGCCTCTGGCGTTCCCTGGGACTTTCAATCGACTGGTCGCAGACCTACCACACCATCGGCGAGCATCCCCGCCGGGTGGCCCAGAAGGCCTTCCTGCGGAACCTTGCCCGGGGCGAGGCCTACCAGAAGGAGGCCCCCGGACTCTGGGACGTGACCTTCCAGACCGCCGTGGCCCAGGCCGAGCTCGAGTCGCGTGAGTATGACGGCTTCTACCACCGGGTTGCCTTCCGCTTCCAGGACGGCACCCCCATCTACATCGAGACCACCAGGCCGGAACTCCTGGCAGCCTGCGGGGCTCTGATCGCCCATCCGGACGACAAGCGTTACCAGCAGTACTTCGGGCAGAAGGTCTACTCCCCCCTCTTCAAGGTGGAGGTTCCCATCCTGGCCCACCCGGCCGCCGAAATGGACAAGGGCGCGGGCATAGCCATGTGCTGCACCTTCGGCGACGTGACCGATGTCGAATGGTGGCGCGACCTGAAGCTCCCCACCCGTTCCGTCATCCAGCGCAACGGCCGAATCATCATGGCAACGCCGGACTGGATCACCGACCAGGGCGGCAAGGATATCTTCGAGCAGATCGCGGGGAAGACCACCTTCTCCGCGCGGAAGATCATCGTGGACGCCTTGCGTGAGGCCGGCGACCTGGACGGGGAGCCCAAGCCCACCAAGCGCATGACCAACTTCTACGAAAAGGGCGACAAGCCCTTGGAAATCGTGACTTCACGCCAGTGGTACCTCCGTAATGGCGGCACCGACAAGAAGCTCAACCAAGAGCTCTTGGAACGGGGCAAAGAGCTTGATTTCCACCCCGACTTCATGCGGGTTCGATACAGCAATTGGGTGGAAGGCCTGAACGGTGACTGGCTGATTTCCCGCCAGCGCTTCTTCGGCGTCCCCTTCCCCCTCTGGTATCCGGTGACCGCAGATGGCGAGACCGACTACGCTCATCCCATCACCCCAGCGGAGGATCGGCTCCCCATCGACCCCAGCACCGACGTGCCCGAGGGCTTCGACGAAACCCAGCGTGACCAGCCCGGCGGCTTCACGGCCGAGAAGGACATCATGGACACCTGGGCCACCAGCTCCCTGACTCCTCAGATCGTGACCCACTGGGCCGAACCAGGTGAAGAAGACCAGACCCTCTTCAAGGCCACCTTCCCCATGGATCTGCGCCCCCAGGGCCAGGACATCATCCGCACCTGGCTTTTCAGCTCCATCGACCGGGCGCACCTGGAAAACGGCTGCCTGCCCTGGAGCAATGCAACCCTGTCGGGGTGGATCCTGGACCCGGACCATAAGAAGATGAGCAAGTCGAAGGGCAACGTGGTGGTCCCCGACGAACCCATCAAGAAGTATGGTGCAGACGCCGTGCGTTACTGGGCCGCATCGGCCCGACTCGGGCTGGATGCCACCTACGACGAGGGGCAGATGAAGATTGGCCGCCGCCTGGCCGTCAAGCTGCTCAACGCCACCAAGTTCGCCCTGGCCATAGGTCGTGAGGACGAAAACCATCATGTGGGCCAGGCCGCCAAGGCCACCTGGGACCCTGCGGATGTGACCGTTCCCCTGGATCGCGCGGTTCTGGCCGGACTTGCCCGGGTGATTGACCAGGCCACCCAGGCCCTCGATGACTACGAGCACTCCAAGGCCCTGGAAACGGTGGAATCCTTCTTCTGGAACTTCTGCGACAACTACATTGAGCTGGCCAAGAACCGCGCCTACGGAACAGCGGAGGCCACCGGAAGGACCCCGGACCAGGCCCAGGTGTTGAGCGCCAGGACCACCCTGGGGCTGGTGCTGGATGCACTTGATCGCCTCCTTGCCCCCTTCCTGCCCTTCGCCAGCGAAGAGGTCTGGCAGTGGATGCACCAGGGCGAAGGCTCCGTACATCGCGCCCCCTGGCCTCAGGCAGAGGCATACCGGGAGGCCGCACAGGGGCAGGACCCGGAGCTGCTGACCTGGGCGGGGAAGGCCCTGGCCTCCCTGCGCAGAATCAAGTCAGAGGCCAAGGTCTCCATGAAGACCCCCATCCTTTCGGTCACCCTGAGTGTGGCACCCGAAGGCATGTATGCCGTCAGGGCCGCTTTGGATGATGTGGCCGAGGCCGGAAGGGCGACTGGTGACATGAGCCTCGTCGAGGAATCCGATGGCTCAGGTGCAACCGGCCCCGCCGATGAGGAGGCGGGCATACGGGTGACCGCCAGCCAGCTGGGCGAGCCTCCCGCCAAGAAGCCGAAGAAGTAG
- a CDS encoding chorismate mutase, with the protein MNNQEAETSIHDQVGAGDPEVANRAREVEELRAGVDNIDAAVIHMLTERFRVTRQISHLKAEAGFAPADPGRESEQVERLRSLAQDGGLDPDLAEAYLHLVADAAKRIHSRVAGGEA; encoded by the coding sequence ATGAACAACCAGGAAGCAGAGACTTCGATTCATGACCAGGTCGGGGCGGGGGACCCGGAGGTGGCGAATCGGGCCCGTGAGGTGGAAGAGCTCCGAGCCGGCGTGGACAATATCGATGCTGCGGTCATCCACATGCTGACCGAGCGTTTCCGGGTGACCAGGCAGATAAGCCACCTGAAGGCCGAGGCGGGTTTCGCCCCCGCGGATCCGGGGCGGGAGTCGGAACAGGTGGAGCGTCTGCGTTCCCTGGCCCAGGACGGCGGGTTGGATCCCGACCTGGCCGAGGCCTACCTGCACCTGGTGGCGGATGCCGCCAAGCGCATCCATTCCCGCGTGGCCGGGGGAGAGGCGTAA
- a CDS encoding ABC transporter substrate-binding protein, giving the protein MAKHKGKASKSGIVFILVAAMLAAGVYLAWPLIIGRGNPRLGILRSDDTIRIAAREAPQSLDIRTETDLPIEQALLGNVYQTLLTPDPQGDPAPGLAQSWDVSTDGLIYTFHIRADARFADGRVLDSSDAFWSLQQIVEKQYVGHEWLTNLAKVNTPSTTTLTIGLSKPDAHLPRALCGRAGIVYDRQAQVNYSVASAGSGPYKVKDWRPGSSLTLTRNDQYKGPDTAKTATVVLTYNSQDANAVEQVQKGTLDAIVDLTPTEAAPAEEAADGAGSEVKLSTGPSQNNLVLAFNNSPDSLFSDQHVREAVRYALDRQSLASLEAGGAKPLGGPLNEMSPGFDAGLQAFPHDSEKASQFASYYSQSYYKGGLRLVYQDTYGRQIGDMIASQLSAVGIPSRVTMVDRPTFRDQVLNRHDYDMTILTMDNDQIGRFADPNTTMLFDNRAVQDAWDQVLCSASQEEYATRLGAYARQVSDLSPSDWLYARTPRILASSRLQGMPHTMVDQYLPLWNLEVRH; this is encoded by the coding sequence ATGGCAAAGCACAAGGGCAAGGCCTCCAAATCAGGCATCGTCTTCATCCTGGTGGCTGCGATGCTGGCTGCCGGTGTCTATCTGGCCTGGCCTCTGATCATCGGCAGGGGCAATCCCCGCCTGGGAATCCTCAGATCCGATGACACCATCCGCATAGCCGCCCGCGAAGCCCCGCAGTCCTTGGACATCCGTACCGAAACCGACCTGCCGATCGAGCAGGCCCTCCTTGGGAACGTCTACCAGACCCTGCTCACCCCCGACCCACAGGGCGATCCAGCCCCTGGTCTGGCCCAGAGCTGGGACGTCTCCACCGATGGACTCATCTACACCTTCCATATCCGCGCTGACGCACGGTTCGCGGACGGACGGGTCCTGGACTCCTCCGATGCCTTCTGGTCCCTCCAGCAGATTGTCGAAAAACAGTATGTCGGACATGAGTGGCTGACCAACCTGGCCAAGGTCAACACCCCGTCCACCACCACCCTGACCATCGGATTGAGCAAGCCCGATGCCCACCTCCCCAGGGCCCTCTGCGGCCGTGCAGGCATTGTCTACGACCGTCAGGCCCAGGTGAACTACTCCGTCGCATCTGCAGGATCGGGCCCCTACAAGGTCAAGGACTGGCGACCGGGATCATCGCTGACCCTGACCAGAAACGACCAGTACAAGGGGCCGGACACGGCCAAAACGGCGACCGTCGTCCTGACCTACAACAGCCAGGATGCAAACGCGGTCGAGCAGGTGCAGAAGGGAACCCTCGACGCCATCGTCGACCTCACCCCCACCGAGGCGGCCCCGGCCGAGGAAGCGGCGGACGGGGCAGGGAGTGAGGTCAAACTCTCCACCGGCCCCAGTCAGAACAACCTGGTCCTGGCCTTCAACAACAGTCCCGACTCCCTGTTCTCCGACCAGCACGTACGCGAGGCCGTCCGCTACGCCCTTGACCGCCAGTCCCTGGCCAGTCTTGAGGCCGGAGGCGCCAAACCCCTGGGTGGGCCGCTGAATGAAATGAGTCCGGGCTTTGATGCCGGGCTCCAGGCCTTCCCGCACGACTCCGAAAAGGCCTCCCAGTTCGCCTCCTACTACTCCCAGTCCTATTACAAGGGCGGCCTGCGCCTGGTCTATCAGGACACCTACGGCAGGCAGATCGGAGACATGATCGCCTCCCAACTTTCGGCAGTGGGGATACCCAGCAGGGTCACCATGGTGGATCGCCCCACCTTCCGCGACCAGGTCCTGAACCGCCACGACTACGACATGACCATCCTGACCATGGATAATGATCAGATCGGCCGGTTTGCAGACCCCAACACCACCATGCTCTTCGACAACCGTGCAGTCCAGGACGCCTGGGATCAGGTACTCTGCTCGGCCAGTCAGGAGGAGTATGCGACTCGGCTCGGGGCATACGCACGCCAGGTCAGCGACCTCTCCCCCAGTGATTGGCTCTATGCCCGCACCCCCCGGATTCTAGCCTCCTCCAGACTTCAGGGCATGCCCCATACCATGGTCGACCAGTACCTCCCCCTGTGGAACCTGGAGGTCAGGCACTGA
- the rho gene encoding transcription termination factor Rho, with product MATSQDLHSMKLPELKELARQLGLRGISTMRKPVLIETIEAARSGGEAPAGVTVRTPESAPQARKDTTRSDAEVSVKEMDLDGSDEGTSGTENRTQKISDRQDGKKIGDLFDVLGIDENTAAHKDGRDGKEGRFPHTVADEENVIISRRRHRSTDSTRGNRATRSRNERDHEREPEGNEEHGNGSVRNLDDILAALPARNDHSRKRSYEEGREDGREYRHNSFDRRNRNERNDRTDRNDRHNSRNNRRNSRDFEPREERRESFKAEDMVPVAGIIDVLDSYAFVRTSGYLPGPNDVYVSMGQVKKYGLRKGDAVHGSIRPPREGDHRNQRQKFVPLQAIDTINGMSVEDAGDRPHFNKLTPLYPQERMRMESQPTNITGRLIDIVAPIGKGQRGLIVSPPKAGKTLTLQSIANSISANNPEVHLMVVLVDERPEEVTDMERTVQGEVISSTFDRPATDHTTVAELAIERAKRLVELGQDVVVLLDSMTRLARAYNIAAPASGRILSGGVDAQALYPPKRFFGAARNIENGGSLTIISSALVETGSKMDEVIFEEFKGTGNMELRLTRDLADKRMFPAIDINASGTRREELITSPDELAVVYRLRRLLGGMETEQAYQTLVPRLKKTATNRDFLAAINQSMLGQK from the coding sequence GTGGCAACAAGCCAAGATTTACATTCTATGAAACTGCCTGAGCTCAAAGAACTGGCCAGACAGTTGGGTTTGCGTGGCATCTCCACCATGCGTAAGCCGGTCCTGATCGAGACCATAGAGGCCGCCCGTTCCGGTGGCGAGGCTCCGGCAGGCGTTACCGTCAGGACTCCGGAGTCCGCGCCCCAGGCCAGGAAAGATACAACCAGGTCCGATGCGGAAGTGTCCGTCAAGGAAATGGATCTGGATGGTTCCGACGAGGGGACCTCCGGCACGGAAAACCGGACGCAGAAGATCTCGGACCGCCAGGACGGAAAGAAGATCGGTGATCTCTTCGATGTTCTGGGCATTGACGAGAACACTGCCGCCCATAAGGACGGTCGGGACGGCAAAGAGGGAAGGTTCCCCCACACCGTGGCTGATGAGGAGAATGTGATCATCTCTCGCCGCCGCCATCGCTCCACTGATTCGACGCGTGGCAATAGGGCCACCCGTTCCCGTAACGAGCGCGACCATGAGCGTGAGCCCGAGGGCAACGAAGAACACGGCAACGGAAGCGTGCGTAATCTAGACGATATCCTGGCCGCTCTGCCCGCGCGCAACGACCACTCCCGCAAGCGCTCCTACGAGGAAGGACGTGAGGACGGCCGCGAGTACCGGCACAACTCCTTCGATCGTCGCAATCGCAATGAGCGCAACGATCGTACCGATCGGAACGACCGGCACAACAGTCGCAACAACCGCCGCAACTCCCGTGACTTCGAGCCCAGGGAGGAGAGGCGAGAGAGCTTCAAGGCAGAGGACATGGTCCCTGTGGCGGGCATCATCGATGTGCTGGATTCCTATGCCTTCGTGCGCACCTCCGGGTACCTGCCCGGCCCCAACGACGTCTATGTTTCCATGGGTCAGGTCAAGAAGTACGGTCTGCGCAAGGGCGACGCCGTCCACGGCTCCATCCGCCCCCCGCGTGAGGGTGACCACCGTAATCAGAGGCAGAAGTTCGTTCCCCTGCAGGCCATCGACACCATCAACGGGATGAGCGTCGAGGATGCCGGTGACCGTCCCCACTTCAACAAGCTGACCCCTCTCTATCCGCAGGAGCGCATGCGGATGGAATCCCAGCCCACGAACATCACCGGTCGTCTGATCGACATCGTTGCCCCCATCGGCAAGGGCCAGCGAGGTCTTATCGTTTCGCCCCCCAAGGCAGGCAAGACCCTGACCCTCCAGTCCATCGCCAACTCCATCAGCGCCAACAATCCCGAGGTTCACCTGATGGTGGTCCTGGTCGACGAGCGCCCGGAAGAGGTCACCGACATGGAGCGCACGGTCCAGGGTGAAGTCATCTCCTCCACTTTCGACCGTCCCGCGACCGACCATACGACAGTCGCCGAGCTGGCCATCGAGCGCGCCAAGCGCTTGGTGGAGTTGGGTCAGGATGTGGTGGTCCTCCTTGACTCCATGACCAGACTGGCCCGGGCCTACAACATAGCGGCACCGGCCTCCGGACGTATCCTCTCCGGCGGTGTGGATGCCCAGGCCCTGTACCCGCCCAAGCGTTTCTTCGGTGCCGCCCGCAACATCGAAAACGGCGGATCCCTCACCATCATCTCCTCGGCCCTGGTGGAGACCGGGTCCAAGATGGACGAGGTCATCTTCGAAGAGTTCAAGGGAACCGGCAACATGGAGCTGCGCCTGACCCGTGACCTGGCCGACAAGCGCATGTTCCCCGCCATCGACATCAATGCCTCCGGCACCCGCCGTGAGGAACTGATCACCTCACCCGATGAGCTGGCCGTGGTTTACCGGCTGCGTCGTCTTCTGGGCGGCATGGAGACCGAGCAGGCCTACCAGACCCTGGTGCCGAGGTTGAAGAAGACGGCCACCAACCGCGACTTCCTCGCTGCCATCAACCAGTCCATGCTGGGTCAGAAGTAG
- a CDS encoding NAD(P)/FAD-dependent oxidoreductase gives MSKQSVVIVGGGPAGLTAAWELVKDGGNNKYDVTVLESTNTFGGISRTVKHNGNRMDIGGHRFFSKDDRIMDWWKEVLPLQGAPSYDDKKLGRHHDLEPGGPDPEQTDRVMLKRHRVSRIYWNHHFLDYPISLSPQTLQAMGFKLTMQAGFSYLKSLIHKLPEDNLENFYINRFGRKLYSMFFEGYTEKLWGRHPREISADWGAQRVKGLSIMGVLKNAFQKLLPKKRDSREVETSLIEEFWYPKLGPGQLWETVERRNVEHGVHVITEAEVVGLNQEDGRISSVVYRDADGQEVTLKADQIISSMPVKDLVEAIAREDSSADKEMVRVADGLPYRDFVTVGLLIRHLRIRNTTKMKTLGDPPIVPDCWIYVQDPGYKMGRIQIFNNWSPYMVEKADDTVWIGLEYFCEEGDDFWNMSDKEATDFAIKELTRMGIINGPTDVMDSHRERVAKAYPAYFDTYDEMPGLVEWLDSFGNLYCVGRNGQHHYNNQDHSMATSMEAVKNIKSGRTDKANVWNVNTEQSYHEEK, from the coding sequence GTGAGCAAGCAGTCTGTGGTTATCGTCGGCGGAGGTCCTGCTGGACTGACGGCGGCATGGGAGCTGGTCAAGGACGGCGGAAACAACAAGTACGACGTCACGGTCCTTGAGTCCACCAATACCTTCGGCGGTATCTCGCGTACCGTCAAGCACAACGGGAACCGTATGGACATCGGCGGCCATCGCTTCTTCTCCAAGGACGATCGAATCATGGACTGGTGGAAGGAGGTGCTTCCCCTCCAGGGAGCCCCCTCCTACGACGACAAGAAGTTGGGTCGTCACCACGACCTGGAACCGGGTGGTCCCGACCCCGAGCAGACCGACAGGGTCATGCTCAAGCGCCACCGTGTCTCAAGAATCTACTGGAACCACCATTTCCTGGACTACCCCATCTCCCTTTCGCCCCAGACCTTGCAGGCAATGGGTTTCAAGCTGACCATGCAGGCCGGTTTCAGCTATCTGAAGTCCTTGATTCACAAGCTGCCTGAAGATAACCTGGAGAACTTCTACATCAACCGCTTCGGGCGCAAGCTCTATTCCATGTTCTTCGAGGGGTATACCGAGAAGCTCTGGGGCCGTCACCCCCGCGAGATCAGTGCCGACTGGGGTGCCCAGAGGGTCAAGGGACTGAGCATCATGGGCGTGCTCAAGAACGCCTTCCAGAAGCTCCTCCCCAAGAAGCGTGATTCCCGCGAGGTCGAGACCAGCCTGATTGAGGAATTCTGGTACCCCAAGCTGGGGCCCGGTCAGCTCTGGGAGACCGTGGAGCGCCGCAACGTCGAGCATGGTGTCCATGTCATCACCGAAGCCGAGGTGGTGGGACTGAACCAGGAGGATGGGCGTATCTCCTCCGTGGTCTACCGGGATGCCGACGGTCAGGAGGTCACCCTCAAGGCCGATCAGATCATCTCGTCCATGCCGGTCAAGGACCTGGTCGAGGCCATCGCCCGTGAGGACTCCTCAGCCGACAAGGAGATGGTCCGCGTTGCCGACGGCCTGCCGTATCGTGACTTCGTTACGGTCGGTCTGCTCATCCGTCATCTGCGTATCCGCAACACCACAAAGATGAAGACTCTCGGCGATCCTCCCATTGTTCCTGATTGCTGGATTTACGTGCAGGACCCGGGCTACAAGATGGGTCGCATCCAGATTTTCAACAACTGGAGCCCCTACATGGTAGAGAAGGCGGATGATACCGTCTGGATCGGCCTGGAGTACTTCTGCGAAGAGGGTGATGACTTCTGGAACATGAGCGACAAGGAGGCCACGGACTTCGCCATTAAGGAACTGACCAGGATGGGAATCATCAACGGTCCCACCGACGTGATGGACTCCCATCGTGAACGGGTGGCCAAGGCCTACCCCGCCTACTTCGACACCTACGACGAGATGCCCGGACTGGTCGAGTGGCTGGATTCCTTCGGAAACCTCTACTGCGTGGGCCGCAATGGGCAGCACCACTACAACAATCAGGACCACTCGATGGCCACTTCCATGGAGGCCGTCAAGAACATCAAGTCCGGTAGGACGGACAAGGCCAACGTCTGGAACGTCAACACCGAGCAGTCATATCACGAAGAGAAGTAA
- a CDS encoding DUF2469 domain-containing protein, producing MSAEDLDNYETDAELALYREYRDVIKLFTYVVETERRFYLANKVDFNVRSAGQDVYFDVCLTDAWVWDVYRSSRFVKNVRIVTFKDVNVEEVQKTDIDIPDSLS from the coding sequence ATGAGCGCCGAGGATCTCGACAACTACGAAACCGATGCCGAGCTGGCCCTGTATAGGGAGTACCGCGATGTCATCAAGCTCTTCACCTATGTGGTCGAGACCGAGCGTCGCTTCTACCTGGCCAACAAGGTCGACTTCAACGTGCGCTCGGCCGGTCAGGATGTCTACTTCGACGTATGCCTCACCGATGCCTGGGTCTGGGATGTCTACCGTTCCAGCCGTTTCGTAAAGAATGTACGAATCGTCACGTTCAAGGATGTCAATGTGGAGGAGGTCCAGAAGACGGACATCGACATCCCCGACTCCCTATCCTGA
- a CDS encoding GNAT family N-acetyltransferase — MSTSGSGNEGPQTERGESDNVEGRRLPDRIEIPVIRGEMVHLRPAAISDLTAMDHLEAFYNSTGITGKGPEAERAVVNAWVRRSVAWSKGLAPKESGVGDPESRRTLAWAMVSDADPGQNGAPDTDKTGGVIGMIFLIDVDGWSRSARIQVVLGKDFRGRGYSRDAMPRVMTYGYAAAPTGLGLHRIWVAVPEKNTRSISVYQSLGFMVSGTSRDALWDIENGKYQDQIVMDALADEYDPIQSLNAFGMHVIDENPGVAQTLIARGYTTEDGRRMTAAEAQRHASEIEAGLAGKAADRDGARGTGESADSKVAIPSSPSPSEGAPQIGPHAGADKSEAEHGEEGQTQEGGGHNSSDWAYGSSKAKRSKRAWWRNLGHGRDRSNGGGR; from the coding sequence ATGTCGACAAGCGGCAGCGGTAATGAGGGACCGCAGACGGAACGTGGGGAATCAGATAATGTCGAAGGCAGACGGCTGCCTGACCGTATAGAGATTCCTGTCATTCGCGGCGAAATGGTGCATCTGCGCCCTGCGGCGATATCCGATTTGACCGCCATGGACCATCTGGAGGCCTTCTACAATTCGACGGGCATCACTGGCAAGGGGCCTGAGGCCGAGCGGGCGGTGGTCAATGCCTGGGTGCGCAGGTCGGTGGCCTGGTCCAAGGGTCTGGCCCCCAAGGAGTCTGGCGTCGGGGACCCTGAGTCCAGGCGTACGCTGGCCTGGGCCATGGTGAGCGATGCCGACCCCGGTCAGAACGGCGCACCTGATACCGACAAAACCGGCGGTGTCATCGGCATGATATTCCTCATCGACGTTGACGGCTGGTCCCGCTCAGCCCGTATCCAGGTGGTTCTGGGGAAGGACTTCCGAGGGCGCGGATACTCCCGTGACGCCATGCCCAGGGTTATGACCTACGGGTATGCCGCAGCCCCTACAGGACTCGGGCTCCACCGTATCTGGGTGGCCGTGCCCGAGAAGAACACCAGGTCCATCTCCGTATACCAGTCACTGGGCTTCATGGTCTCGGGAACCTCTCGCGATGCGCTTTGGGACATCGAGAACGGCAAGTACCAGGATCAGATCGTCATGGATGCCCTGGCCGACGAGTACGACCCCATTCAATCCCTGAACGCGTTCGGGATGCATGTCATCGATGAGAACCCCGGTGTTGCCCAAACCTTGATTGCCCGTGGGTATACCACCGAGGACGGAAGGCGAATGACCGCTGCGGAAGCCCAGCGACATGCCTCCGAGATCGAAGCCGGCCTGGCGGGGAAGGCCGCAGACCGCGACGGTGCCCGAGGGACCGGAGAATCTGCTGATTCCAAAGTGGCGATACCCTCCTCGCCCTCCCCGTCCGAGGGCGCACCACAGATCGGGCCCCACGCGGGCGCCGATAAGTCAGAGGCGGAACACGGCGAAGAGGGCCAGACCCAGGAGGGCGGGGGTCACAATTCCTCCGACTGGGCCTACGGGTCCTCCAAGGCCAAGCGGTCCAAGCGGGCCTGGTGGCGAAACCTTGGTCACGGTCGTGACCGTTCCAACGGAGGTGGCCGATGA
- a CDS encoding TetR/AcrR family transcriptional regulator, with product MDKKSRARTDRRREFVETAMRLFTQNGVTTTSLRDIIKAMNDGKGVGMSVFYYYFESKDDLVNACLSTYFDRQAQDAIEILDDPSLDVQDVLDGVAIPLIAGIQKLSEAFADNENWYNYLGSNANLVNGFMTKIISHLAQALSRWLEQGKLPRTVLTDAIDTETLAWLISDGMSSVIDNRKMALDTSNEDEMYAVLFEGAVAFLSQLLGRPLKMPQAITSLRDMTARC from the coding sequence GTGGACAAGAAAAGCAGAGCTCGCACAGACCGCCGTCGTGAATTCGTGGAGACCGCAATGCGGCTCTTCACCCAAAACGGTGTAACCACCACCTCGCTACGCGATATCATCAAGGCCATGAACGACGGCAAGGGTGTCGGCATGAGCGTTTTCTATTACTACTTCGAGTCCAAGGACGACCTGGTCAATGCTTGTCTGAGTACATACTTCGACCGCCAGGCCCAGGATGCCATCGAAATCCTGGACGACCCCTCCCTTGATGTGCAGGATGTCCTTGACGGTGTTGCCATCCCGCTCATCGCCGGAATCCAGAAACTGAGCGAGGCGTTCGCCGACAACGAGAACTGGTACAACTACCTGGGTTCAAACGCGAACCTGGTAAACGGGTTCATGACGAAGATAATCTCCCACCTCGCCCAGGCCCTGAGCCGCTGGTTGGAGCAGGGGAAACTGCCCCGGACCGTGCTGACCGATGCAATCGACACCGAAACACTGGCCTGGCTGATCAGTGATGGGATGTCATCGGTGATCGACAACAGGAAAATGGCCCTGGACACGTCAAACGAGGACGAGATGTACGCAGTTCTCTTCGAGGGGGCCGTGGCCTTCCTCTCCCAGCTGCTGGGACGGCCCCTGAAGATGCCCCAGGCGATTACTTCTCTTCGTGATATGACTGCTCGGTGTTGA